The DNA window TGTTCAAGGTACGCGTTGCCGGTCAGCACGACGTAATCGTTCTGCAGCTCATAGCGCATTTTCGACGCCCGGCCTTTTACCGGTTTGCCGTTATCCTGCATCTGGTAGAAGGTGGCCGGGTTACCGAAACCTTCGATCACCTCTTTGCCTTTTTCATTGCCCGGACGGGTGACTACCACTTTATCAGCGTTAATCTTGATCGTCCCCTGAGTCACGACCACGTTACCGGTGAAGGTGACGACGTTGCCCTGCATATCCAGCGACTGCTGATCGGATTCGATATGGATCGGCTGATCGGTATCGCCCGTCTTGGCGAGGGCCGGCAGGCTGGCGGCCAGTAACGCGCCGGCGAGCGCAATCTTAAGGCTGAGTTTGTTTG is part of the Klebsiella quasipneumoniae subsp. quasipneumoniae genome and encodes:
- the lptA gene encoding lipopolysaccharide ABC transporter substrate-binding protein LptA; protein product: MKFRTNKLSLKIALAGALLAASLPALAKTGDTDQPIHIESDQQSLDMQGNVVTFTGNVVVTQGTIKINADKVVVTRPGNEKGKEVIEGFGNPATFYQMQDNGKPVKGRASKMRYELQNDYVVLTGNAYLEQLDSNIKGDKITYLVKEQKMQAFSDKGRRVTTVLVPSELQDKSGNQQKKSN